Genomic segment of Paenibacillaceae bacterium GAS479:
ACGGTGCGATCTCCGACTGCTTCTACGATCCCGGGTTTGGCCTCAGCAATTTTGGCATCCCATTGATCGATCCACTCCTGGGCTTTTTTCTCTTGTCCTGTCAGAACACCGAATTCCTTAAGCTGCTCTTTGTAGTTTTTGAGGCCATATTGGACCGCAACTGTCGGAGCGATTTTCTCCAACTTTTCCAGACCTTCTCCGCCGCTGAACATAATAATAAGGTCTGGATCAAGCGCGATAATTTTTTCTACTTCACCGCCGCTTCCGACATTCCCTACTCCGTCCAGCATTCCTTCGAAGAACGGGTTTTTGAAAGCTTGGTCGAGAATACCTACTGGCTTAATGCCAAGAGCAAGGAAATGCCCGGTGAAGGAGCCCGTCAAATCCACGATGCGCTGCGGGTTTTTCGGTACGGTAATGTCTCCATTGGCAGCCTTGAACACCATCGTCTCGCCCGTACCAGCTGGCGATGTGGACGGGTCAGCGGATGGGGCTGGCGACGGTGATGGAGACGCCGACGGTGATGGGGAGGAGGATTGACCGCAAGCTGCAAGCAACAGCGAGAGCGTCAATGTGATCGAGAGAAGCGTTAGGCGGGAAAATCGGTTAGAAACAAACTTCAAGAACTTCAACCCCTGATCTATATGTTTTTAGTAACTCACTATCGATTGTTGTTTTATATGGATGATAATGAGAATCGTTTTCAATATAACACAAGTTATCGAGCTTGCCAAATCCATTATTTTCCTCGCAATCTTATGTGGGAAATTAAATGGGAAACGTGACTTTTTCTGATGCTTCCCGTAGACTGATCGAGCAAACTTTATGTTACAGGACAAACAGAGAGGAGACTGTCTCCATGACCCTTCATCAGTTCCAACAGTTGCCTTCCTTCGAGGGCATCGCCTCAGAAAAATGGGAGCTCCATCGCGGCAAGGACATCTTGCCGATGTGGGTAGCAGATATGGATTTTCCCGCTCCACCTGCGGTGCTCACCGCGCTGGAGGAAAGAATCAAGCATGGTGTGCTTGGTTATACCAACATTACGCATGCCTATAAAGAAGCCGTGACCGGATGGATGAACCGGCGATACGGCTGGCAAGCCGACCCGTCATGGGTACGATTTTGCCCAGGAGTTGTTACCTCTCTTTCCGTTATCTTGCGAGCTTGTACTTCGCCAGGTGATCGCATCGTAATCCAGCCGCCCGTATATCCGCCTTTCCACTCTGTGGTAAAGGACAACGGCCGGGAGCTTGTGCTCAACCCTTTGCTGCGCCGGGAAGATGGCTCCTATGAGGTGAATTTCAGCGAGTTAGAGCAGCAACTTGCCGACGAACAGGTTCGAATGCTGATTCTTTGCCATCCTCATAATCCAGTCGGCCGTGTATGGTCGCGCCAAGAGCTGGAACGGATTGCGGAGCTGTGCATTCGGTATGACGTGCTTGTCGCTTCAGATGAAATCCACGGTGATTTGGCCCATGTGCAGGATGCGTTCATTCCGTTCGCTTCTCTTTCGGATGAGGTTGCAGACCGTGTACTCGTATGCACTTCCCCATCCAAAACGTTCAATATTGCCGGCATGAACACCTCCAATATGATCATTCCAAACGAGCAGCTCCGCTCCGCCGTTACGGCTGAGCTGCGGCGTAGTTCGGTTGGCTCCATCTCTGCCCTCGGCCATACCGCCGTAATTGCGGCTTACAATCATGGCGAGGAATGGCTGGAGGATGTTCTGGCGCATATTCGCGGCAATATGAAACTGATCATGAACGAGCTTGCGCTCCATGCCCCGGAGATCAACGTCGTGCATCCCGAAGGAACCTATTTGCTTTGGCTGGACTGCAGAGGCCTCGGCCTCAGTGATAGGGAGCTTCAGCAATTTTTCCTCGAACGCGCCAGGCTGCAGCTCAGCGCTGGATCAGCGTTTGGCGAGGGCGGCTCGGGCTTCATGCGGCTTAATGCCGCCTGCTCGCGGAAAACCGCCGAGGAAGCGGCTCGGAGAATTGCGGCAGCTGTGCAGGAGCTGCGGGCGGAAAAGTGAGCAGAGAACGAAAAAGCAAGCTTCGAGCGGAGAAGTCAGCTTCTTAGTTCTTAATCAAACGCCGCACGAGACTTGACGTCCACCGTGCTCCTCCCAGCGCGCATTGCCAGTTGGCACCGCGCACTGGGAGGAGCACTGTGCGAGATGATTCAGCAACAGGACTCTATAGCGAGGTAGTGTATCCATTCACCGATGCTACGTTGACCAGAGCTACGATAATCAACGAGAAAAAAAGCTGCCCGGGAGGGCAGCTCTAAATGAATTATATTTAACCATCTGCATTAGCTTCAGAGAAAAGTTTAAGAAGATGAACCACATCACCTAAAACATTGCAGTTGTAAAACTTCTAATGATTTCGTTAATTGGTTAACCAAAAAAAACGCAAACTGCAATAAAGCTTTTTAAGTGAAAACCTATAATCCTGTCACACAATTGCAAAATTACATTGCAAACGCCCCTTGCATGACGCTCACCCCGGTGATATGATAAGCACATGAAGACATTGTGATTAATTTCACAATATAGAATTTAGACGGTCTAGCTTCACTCAATTGCGATCCGGCTGGGTTAACGCTCTCAATTAGCAAGCGTTTATCTGACCTCCATCAATGATCGCTACAGAAGGACCGTCTCCATTTTACCGCTTTATGTGATTTTTTTCACAATGTTATAAGATTAAAACCAATCCCCCTAGGAGGAATTCACTTATGAAAATTGCCGTTATTGGATGTACACATGCCGGAACCGCCGCCGTCAAAGCTATCGCTGCCGAGCACCCGGGAGCCCAAATTACCGTTTATGAGCGCAATGACAACATCTCGTTCCTGTCGTGCGGTATCGCTCTTCATGTGGGCGGCGTGGTGAAGGATCCCGAGGGACTTTTCTATAGCAGCCCAGAGCAGCTCGCCGCACTTGGTGTCGACACCCGCATGCGCCATGAAGTGCTTCAAGTAGACGCCGCTGCCAAAATGCTCCGCATTCGCAACCTCACGAGCGGTGAGGAATTCCAAGATAGCTACGACAAGCTTGTTGTTACGACCGGCTCGTGGCCAATTGTACCTGACATGGAAGGCATCAAGCTGGACAATATCCAGCTGTGCAAAAACTACTTCCATGCCAAAGAAATTATCGCCCGTGCCGAAGGCGCGCGTCGTGTAGCAGTAATTGGAGCCGGATATATCGGCATCGAGCTGGCGGAAGCGTTTTGTGAGCTGGGTAAGGAGGTTACGCTCCTCGACAACATGGACCGCGTTATGGCGAAGTATCTGGACCACGAATTCACGGAAATCGCTGAAGAAGAGCTGACTGCCCGCGGCATTCGAGCTGCACTTGGTGAGAAGGTTAGCCGTTTCAAGGGCGAGAACGGACGTGTAACCACGGTCATTACGGACAAAGGAGAATATGAGGCCGACCTCGTGGTCCTCTGCATCGGGTTCCGACCAGGCACGGATCTGCTGAAAGGCCAGCTCGACATGCTGGATAACGGCGCGCTGCTAGTGGATGAGTACATGCGTACAAGTAATCCTGATGTACTCGCCGCTGGGGACAGCTGCGCGGTGCGCTACAATCCAACAGGCAAGGCTGCCTACATCCCACTCGCGACGAATGCAGTGCGCATGGGCACGCTGGCCGGAAAGAATTTGACCGAACAAAAGGTGAAATATCGCGGAACACAGGGTACGTCGGCAATTAAGCTGTTTGACCTCAACATCGCCTCGACCGGCATGACTGAGGCAGCTGCGGAAGCGGCTGGCCTGAATGCTGCTGCCGTCACGTTGCGCGAGTCGCATAGACCAGATTTTATGCCGGATATTGAGGAAGTTTTGCTGAAAATCGTCTACGAAAAAGACAACGGACGCCTTCTCGG
This window contains:
- a CDS encoding iron complex transport system substrate-binding protein, producing the protein MKFVSNRFSRLTLLSITLTLSLLLAACGQSSSPSPSASPSPSPAPSADPSTSPAGTGETMVFKAANGDITVPKNPQRIVDLTGSFTGHFLALGIKPVGILDQAFKNPFFEGMLDGVGNVGSGGEVEKIIALDPDLIIMFSGGEGLEKLEKIAPTVAVQYGLKNYKEQLKEFGVLTGQEKKAQEWIDQWDAKIAEAKPGIVEAVGDRTVSILNPFAKGLYVFGHNFGRSGEIIYGEFGLKAPAIAQKEAIDSGTGWAEISLEKLPEYAGDIIFTSPWSGDDADPKVVYDNKLWKSLPAVKEGRVFQLNAKGAYFNDPISLDKQFEFVKESLLSLKK
- a CDS encoding cystathione beta-lyase, translating into MTLHQFQQLPSFEGIASEKWELHRGKDILPMWVADMDFPAPPAVLTALEERIKHGVLGYTNITHAYKEAVTGWMNRRYGWQADPSWVRFCPGVVTSLSVILRACTSPGDRIVIQPPVYPPFHSVVKDNGRELVLNPLLRREDGSYEVNFSELEQQLADEQVRMLILCHPHNPVGRVWSRQELERIAELCIRYDVLVASDEIHGDLAHVQDAFIPFASLSDEVADRVLVCTSPSKTFNIAGMNTSNMIIPNEQLRSAVTAELRRSSVGSISALGHTAVIAAYNHGEEWLEDVLAHIRGNMKLIMNELALHAPEINVVHPEGTYLLWLDCRGLGLSDRELQQFFLERARLQLSAGSAFGEGGSGFMRLNAACSRKTAEEAARRIAAAVQELRAEK
- a CDS encoding NADPH-dependent 2,4-dienoyl-CoA reductase, sulfur reductase, translating into MKIAVIGCTHAGTAAVKAIAAEHPGAQITVYERNDNISFLSCGIALHVGGVVKDPEGLFYSSPEQLAALGVDTRMRHEVLQVDAAAKMLRIRNLTSGEEFQDSYDKLVVTTGSWPIVPDMEGIKLDNIQLCKNYFHAKEIIARAEGARRVAVIGAGYIGIELAEAFCELGKEVTLLDNMDRVMAKYLDHEFTEIAEEELTARGIRAALGEKVSRFKGENGRVTTVITDKGEYEADLVVLCIGFRPGTDLLKGQLDMLDNGALLVDEYMRTSNPDVLAAGDSCAVRYNPTGKAAYIPLATNAVRMGTLAGKNLTEQKVKYRGTQGTSAIKLFDLNIASTGMTEAAAEAAGLNAAAVTLRESHRPDFMPDIEEVLLKIVYEKDNGRLLGAQILSKADLTQAANTLSVCIQNRMTAEDLAYVDFFFQPHYNHPWNLLNKAGLVAEEQRAKAAEGVAEKQAAEAAAERKQSDAQRASA